In Dromiciops gliroides isolate mDroGli1 chromosome 4, mDroGli1.pri, whole genome shotgun sequence, one DNA window encodes the following:
- the LOC122753315 gene encoding histone H2B type 2-E encodes MPEPAKSAPAPKKGSKKAVTKAQKKDGKKRKRSRKESYSIYVYKVLKQVHPDTGISSKAMGIMNSFVNDIFERIAGEASRLAHYNKRSTITSREIQTAVRLLLPGELAKHAVSEGTKAVTKYTSSK; translated from the coding sequence ATGCCTGAACCCGCCAAGTCCGCTCCCGCCCCGAAGAAGGGCTCCAAGAAGGCTGTGACCAAGGCGCAGAAGAAGGATGGCAAGAAGCGCAAGCGCAGCCGCAAGGAGAGCTACTCCATCTACGTGTACAAAGTGCTGAAGCAGGTCCACCCCGACACGGGCATCTCCTCCAAGGCCATGGGCATCATGAACTCCTTCGTCAACGACATCTTCGAGCGCATCGCCGGCGAGGCTTCCCGCCTGGCGCACTACAACAAGCGTTCCACCATCACGTCCCGGGAGATCCAGACGgccgtgcgcctgctgctgcccggcgAGCTGGCTAAGCACGCCGTGTCCGAGGGCACCAAGGCCGTCACCAAGTACACCAGCTCCAAGTAG
- the LOC122753312 gene encoding histone H2A type 1-D, with amino-acid sequence MSGRGKQGGKARAKAKTRSSRAGLQFPVGRVHRLLRKGNYSERVGAGAPVYLAAVLEYLTAEILELAGNAARDNKKTRIIPRHLQLAIRNDEELNKLLGKVTIAQGGVLPNIQAVLLPKKTESHHKAKGK; translated from the coding sequence ATGTCTGGCCGCGGAAAGCAGGGAGGTAAAGCTCGTGCCAAGGCTAAGACTCGCTCCTCTCGAGCAGGTCTTCAGTTCCCCGTTGGCCGTGTGCATCGTCTTCTTCGCAAAGGGAATTATTCTGAGCGGGTCGGAGCCGGAGCACCGGTTTATCTGGCTGCCGTGCTGGAGTATCTCACCGCTGAAATCTTGGAGCTAGCTGGGAATGCTGCCCGCGACAATAAGAAAACGCGTATCATCCCGCGGCATCTTCAGCTGGCCATCCGCAACGATGAGGAGCTCaacaaactgctgggaaaagtcaCTATCGCCCAGGGCGGAGTGCTCCCGAATATCCAGGCCGTGCTGCTGCCAAAGAAGACCGAGAGCCACCACAAAGCTAAGGGCAAGTAA
- the LOC122753310 gene encoding histone H2A type 1-like yields MSGRGKQGGKARAKAKSRSSRAGLQFPVGRVHRLLRKGNYSERVGAGAPVYLAAVLEYLTAEILELAGNAARDNKKTRIIPRHLQLAIRNDEELNKLLGKVTIAQGGVLPNIQAVLLPKKTESHHKAKGK; encoded by the coding sequence ATGTCTGGACGCGGAAAGCAGGGAGGCAAAGCCCGCGCTAAGGCCAAGTCTCGTTCTTCTCGGGCAGGTCTCCAGTTCCCAGTGGGTCGTGTGCACCGATTGCTCCGCAAAGGCAACTACTCGGAGCGAGTGGGCGCCGGGGCACCGGTGTACTTGGCAGCTGTCCTGGAGTACCTGACGGCTGAGATCCTGGAGCTGGCTGGCAACGCGGCCCGTGACAACAAGAAGACGCGTATCATTCCCCGCCATCTTCAGCTGGCTATCCGCAACGACGAAGAGCTCAACAAGTTGCTGGGCAAAGTCACCATCGCCCAGGGCGGCGTTCTGCCCAACATTCAGGCCGTGCTGTTGCCCAAAAAGACCGAGAGCCACCACAAAGCCAAGGGCAAGTAG
- the LOC122753307 gene encoding histone H1.2-like yields MSETAPAAPAAPAPAPAEKTPVKKKAAKKPAGSGGARRKAAGPPVSELITKAVEASKERSGVSLAALKKALAAAGYDVEKNNSRIKLGLKSLVSKGTLVQTKGTGASGSFKLNKKASAGEGKAKGKKTAAAKAKKPAGAAAKKPKKAAGAGAAKKSVKKTPKKLKKPAAVGAKKATKSPKKPKAAKPKKVAKSPAKAKLVKPKGAKPKAAKPKKAAPKKK; encoded by the coding sequence ATGTCTGAGACTGCGCCCGCCGCCCCGGCCGCTCCGGCCCCCGCGCCGGCCGAGAAGACTCCCGTCAAGAAGAAGGCGGCCAAGAAGCCCGCCGGCTCGGGAGGAGCCCGGCGCAAGGCTGCGGGACCCCCCGTGTCCGAGCTGATCACTAAGGCGGTGGAAGCGTCCAAGGAGCGCAGCGGCGTGTCTCTGGCCGCCCTCAAGAAGGCGCTGGCGGCCGCCGGCTACGACGTAGAGAAGAACAACAGCCGCATCAAGCTGGGGCTCAAGAGCCTGGTGAGCAAAGGCACTTTGGTGCAGACCAAAGGCACCGGCGCTTCCGGCTCCTTCAAGCTCAACAAGAAGGCCTCTGCCGGCGAGGGCAAAGCTAAGGGGAAGAAGACCGCTGCGGCCAAGGCCAAGAAGCCCGCTGGCGCTGCTGCCAAGAAGCCCAAGAAGGCGGCGGGGGCGGGAGCTGCTAAGAAGAGCGTGAAAAAGACGCCCAAGAAGCTCAAGAAGCCGGCTGCGGTGGGAGCCAAGAAGGCGACCAAGAGCCCGAAGAAGCCCAAAGCCGCCAAGCCTAAAAAAGTGGCTAAGAGCCCGGCCAAGGCCAAGCTGGTCAAGCCTAAGGGGGCTAAGCCCAAGGCGGCGAAGCCTAAGAAGGCAGCGCCAAAGAAGAAGTGA